A genomic region of Leptolyngbya sp. NIES-2104 contains the following coding sequences:
- a CDS encoding DUF1257 domain-containing protein — protein sequence MSHFSQIKTQIRNLTSLQSALSDLGMDWKSGPRDVRGYRGQTQTAEVVIEQNNGYDVGFAWNGHEYELVADLQFWNLDNSVDRFLSKVTQRYAYHTIVNESTQKGFQVSEQQKNEDGSIRLVLQRWSA from the coding sequence ATGTCACATTTTAGCCAAATCAAAACTCAAATCCGTAATCTTACCTCTTTGCAGTCTGCACTGTCTGATCTCGGAATGGACTGGAAATCGGGTCCACGTGATGTCCGGGGCTATCGCGGACAGACTCAAACTGCCGAGGTCGTTATCGAACAAAACAATGGCTACGATGTCGGTTTTGCCTGGAACGGTCACGAATACGAACTGGTCGCTGACCTGCAATTCTGGAATCTCGACAACTCGGTCGATCGCTTCTTGAGCAAAGTCACTCAACGCTATGCGTATCATACGATCGTGAACGAAAGCACTCAGAAAGGCTTCCAAGTTTCCGAGCAGCAGAAGAATGAAGATGGTTCAATTCGTCTTGTCCTACAACGCTGGAGCGCGTGA
- a CDS encoding DUF2997 domain-containing protein, translating to METLEFIIYPDGRVQEKVTGIVGKSCEEVTAAIEAQLGRVITQEQTSEYFAQPVQPSETVKTQATYSDW from the coding sequence ATGGAAACGTTAGAGTTCATCATTTATCCAGACGGTCGAGTGCAAGAAAAAGTAACCGGAATTGTGGGGAAATCCTGCGAGGAAGTAACTGCCGCGATCGAAGCTCAACTGGGTCGAGTCATCACCCAAGAGCAGACTTCTGAATACTTTGCCCAACCTGTTCAACCGTCTGAGACTGTAAAAACCCAAGCGACGTATAGCGATTGGTAA
- a CDS encoding serine/threonine-protein kinase, whose translation MVSSITSGTLLRQRYLIKQVLGQGGFGRTYLAIDQERFDELCVIKEFTVPYQDDGLVEKAKTLFQREASTLYQIQHPQIPRFWAAFESDQRLFLVQDFVQGQTYRNLLQARRQQGQAFSEAEILHLLNHLLPVLTYLHDRDIVHRDISPENIILKTPGTREMVIPAEATPTTNQGLPVLIDFGAVKEAASHWPIISTITRVGKVGYAPPEQLQTGNVSPHSDLYALGATCLVLLTGREPQSLLDSQTLAWQWQRYTQISEGLANVFSQMLALHPSDRYQSAREAWADLQPLMEGSVKSTLLNPMVQPPASIDRDIAPAARDISLKRTAATIRTQLFMTSNPENRASDTPKSGFSRNPSRKVAMISRWAVPAAIATSLLVSTGIGLHLFQMTDPLPSTQQIKTDAPFRNAEAVSDGKPKRIEFVPGEISAVVQGNLVERNLQPYMIEAAQGQIMTVTIEGAGVSMNLLQQNGQGIDNSSYQARRWTGQLPKSEKYTIEVTGTGAYSLDIAITPVSQFIDSDIQHVRFARGQSQTTVTGDIEPKQPRRYLLKASAGQIMAVRALKGDVSLAVTAPNGQRISGSSAETRNWKNRLPMDGEYTIEVSSKRKQDFALGFEIY comes from the coding sequence ATGGTGTCTTCTATCACGTCAGGAACTCTGTTACGGCAGCGGTATCTCATTAAGCAAGTCCTTGGTCAAGGCGGATTTGGGCGAACGTATCTTGCGATCGACCAAGAACGCTTTGATGAATTGTGCGTAATTAAGGAGTTCACTGTCCCGTATCAGGATGATGGATTAGTCGAAAAAGCCAAAACGCTATTTCAGCGGGAAGCCAGTACGCTCTACCAAATTCAACATCCCCAGATTCCTCGATTTTGGGCAGCATTCGAGAGTGACCAGCGGCTGTTTCTTGTTCAGGATTTTGTACAGGGGCAGACTTACCGGAACTTACTGCAAGCGCGGAGACAACAGGGACAGGCATTTTCGGAAGCTGAAATTTTGCACTTGCTGAATCACTTGCTGCCTGTACTGACTTATCTGCACGATCGGGATATTGTGCACCGCGACATCTCACCAGAGAACATCATTTTGAAAACGCCAGGAACCCGTGAAATGGTGATTCCGGCAGAAGCGACACCGACCACGAATCAAGGATTGCCGGTTCTAATTGACTTTGGAGCGGTGAAAGAAGCGGCAAGCCATTGGCCCATCATTTCAACGATTACACGGGTTGGGAAGGTTGGATATGCCCCACCCGAACAGTTACAAACCGGAAATGTTTCGCCTCACAGTGACTTGTATGCGTTGGGAGCAACTTGTTTAGTGCTGCTGACTGGACGAGAACCGCAATCGCTGTTAGATAGTCAAACTTTGGCTTGGCAGTGGCAACGTTACACACAGATCAGTGAAGGATTGGCAAACGTCTTTAGTCAAATGCTGGCACTGCATCCGAGCGATCGCTATCAGTCAGCACGAGAAGCTTGGGCGGACTTACAGCCCTTGATGGAAGGATCAGTGAAAAGCACCCTTCTGAATCCAATGGTGCAGCCTCCCGCATCGATTGATCGAGATATTGCACCTGCGGCACGAGACATCAGTCTCAAACGCACTGCTGCGACAATTAGAACCCAGCTTTTTATGACGAGCAATCCTGAGAATCGCGCTTCGGATACGCCTAAATCTGGTTTTTCCAGAAATCCTTCGAGGAAGGTGGCAATGATAAGTCGATGGGCTGTGCCTGCTGCGATCGCAACAAGTCTACTGGTTTCGACTGGGATTGGATTACATCTGTTTCAGATGACTGACCCGCTACCGAGTACACAGCAAATTAAGACAGATGCCCCATTTCGGAATGCTGAGGCGGTCAGCGATGGCAAGCCGAAACGAATTGAATTTGTACCTGGAGAAATCTCGGCAGTTGTGCAAGGAAACTTGGTCGAGCGGAATTTGCAGCCTTACATGATCGAGGCAGCTCAGGGACAAATCATGACTGTGACGATCGAGGGTGCTGGCGTGTCGATGAATTTGCTTCAGCAAAATGGGCAAGGGATTGATAATTCGTCGTATCAGGCTCGACGTTGGACGGGTCAGCTTCCGAAAAGCGAGAAATATACGATCGAAGTCACTGGAACGGGAGCCTACTCGTTAGATATAGCGATTACACCTGTTTCTCAGTTCATCGATTCTGACATTCAGCATGTTCGATTTGCTCGTGGTCAAAGCCAAACGACGGTAACTGGAGACATTGAGCCAAAACAGCCGCGCCGATATCTACTCAAGGCATCGGCGGGTCAAATCATGGCAGTTCGGGCGCTGAAAGGCGATGTATCTCTTGCTGTGACGGCTCCAAATGGTCAACGAATTAGCGGCAGTTCAGCAGAGACTCGGAACTGGAAGAATCGACTGCCGATGGATGGGGAATACACGATCGAAGTCTCCTCGAAACGGAAGCAGGATTTTGCTTTAGGATTCGAGATTTATTAG
- a CDS encoding DUF4335 domain-containing protein, with product MSSPTSVIRRYTPPTCTLEIAAKDSPLSRWMGQSVLKHLRFKLSFDDPRVSEDQWITVRGDRNQLQSLTDAVSHYVQNFLSQSSRFSTQSSIGVAEPVTDFLTQSEQNSAGIYLKPKGLISHELHLGTLANESSGSVLALSAVQLADLATALDECSADVTTLPNLEKPRWQTITPAWGTIAAGLIAAIGVGVPLTLKVFEPTAPTQTAANPPASSSDQRLPVQPLPTTPAPNTIATLPTAPPPLTTLPPTTTVPAPSATTTTPPQLDQAPRLRVSQEPPVSAPPPQINIPVQDAPVAAIPDQTKTPSKPTISANPNAAPAPPTSNSTEIARSVSPAAASLQANAPRPVPAGTTIPQVAEVRTFFQKNWKPPQGMTEDIEYRLTLKPDGTIDRIEPLGEAAGRLLDASFPVSGQEFVSPIKGSGSPVIRLRLTPKGVVQTFLEAQ from the coding sequence ATGTCCTCACCTACCTCTGTTATCCGACGTTACACCCCACCGACCTGCACCCTAGAGATTGCCGCGAAAGATTCACCGCTTTCCCGCTGGATGGGGCAATCTGTCCTCAAACATCTCCGCTTCAAACTCAGCTTCGACGATCCACGAGTCAGCGAGGACCAATGGATCACCGTCAGGGGCGATCGCAATCAACTCCAAAGTCTCACCGATGCGGTCAGCCACTACGTCCAAAACTTTCTCAGTCAATCCAGCCGCTTCAGCACTCAATCCTCGATCGGAGTTGCCGAACCCGTCACCGACTTTCTCACTCAGTCCGAACAGAATTCCGCTGGAATCTATCTGAAACCCAAGGGACTGATCTCGCACGAACTTCATCTTGGAACACTCGCCAACGAATCTTCTGGCTCTGTTCTAGCTCTGAGCGCAGTTCAACTCGCAGATCTCGCGACCGCACTTGATGAATGTTCCGCTGATGTCACCACACTGCCAAATTTAGAGAAACCTCGCTGGCAAACGATCACTCCTGCTTGGGGCACGATCGCCGCAGGCTTAATCGCTGCGATCGGTGTTGGTGTGCCGCTCACCCTAAAAGTTTTTGAGCCAACTGCACCGACTCAGACCGCAGCGAACCCACCTGCTAGCAGTAGCGATCAGCGTCTCCCAGTGCAGCCCCTACCTACCACACCTGCACCCAATACGATCGCGACTCTACCCACCGCTCCCCCACCGCTGACAACGCTTCCCCCAACGACCACCGTGCCCGCGCCCAGCGCAACAACGACCACTCCCCCTCAACTCGACCAAGCGCCCCGCCTCAGAGTTTCACAAGAGCCTCCGGTTAGTGCTCCCCCACCTCAGATTAATATTCCAGTGCAAGATGCTCCGGTCGCTGCAATTCCAGATCAAACAAAAACGCCTTCCAAACCAACCATTTCAGCAAATCCCAATGCTGCTCCGGCTCCTCCTACCTCAAATTCGACTGAAATCGCCCGAAGCGTTTCTCCCGCAGCCGCAAGTCTGCAAGCAAACGCGCCTCGTCCTGTCCCCGCAGGCACAACGATTCCTCAAGTCGCAGAGGTCAGAACATTCTTCCAGAAAAACTGGAAACCGCCACAAGGCATGACCGAAGACATCGAATATCGGCTTACCCTCAAGCCCGATGGCACGATCGATAGAATTGAGCCACTTGGCGAAGCTGCGGGTCGCTTGCTTGATGCTTCTTTTCCAGTCAGCGGACAGGAATTTGTCTCTCCCATCAAAGGAAGCGGTTCACCTGTGATTCGCTTACGGCTGACTCCTAAAGGTGTCGTTCAAACTTTCCTAGAAGCGCAATAA
- a CDS encoding DUF3038 domain-containing protein — protein sequence MTSIVQPTASPSNWEDPHLSRQPNPDQLDNIKAQLDLILLALEAIANLSSEAMLQAASELNLESMISDRVSLWRLRQSSPLRKGQGGRKKLDVDEARALTLIICHLAKQQNELIRRAVALLEQLTEQNREPHQAALLGNYLDTFHNTYQERMEHGEMASTDDLTHLALKLLIDLLFYGSPQGVRRLWLTLLDRSLPNPPN from the coding sequence ATGACCTCGATCGTGCAGCCAACCGCCTCTCCCTCCAACTGGGAAGACCCGCATCTTTCCCGCCAGCCCAACCCCGACCAATTGGACAACATCAAAGCCCAACTGGATCTCATTTTGCTGGCACTCGAAGCGATCGCCAATCTCTCCTCAGAAGCCATGCTCCAAGCTGCCTCTGAACTCAATCTGGAATCGATGATTAGCGATCGTGTCTCTCTCTGGCGGCTGCGCCAATCGAGTCCCTTGCGTAAAGGACAAGGCGGACGCAAAAAACTCGATGTCGATGAAGCCCGCGCCCTTACCCTGATCATCTGTCACCTGGCAAAACAACAGAATGAACTGATTCGTCGTGCCGTTGCCCTCCTCGAACAACTGACCGAACAAAATCGCGAACCCCACCAAGCCGCTCTCTTAGGCAACTACCTGGACACCTTCCACAACACCTATCAAGAGCGCATGGAACATGGAGAGATGGCTTCCACCGATGATCTTACCCATCTCGCGCTTAAACTTTTAATCGATCTGCTCTTTTACGGCAGCCCCCAAGGCGTTCGACGGCTTTGGCTGACTTTGCTTGATCGTTCCCTGCCCAATCCTCCGAACTGA
- a CDS encoding diacylglycerol/polyprenol kinase family protein, whose translation MISSWIHSLFGQIAIVLFWLSIVGLCAEIVNRATGNNELVRKVVHIGTGNVILLAWWLNTPMWLGVSASILFSAVALISYYIPILPNINSIGRKSFGTFFYAVSIGVLVAWFWSIAQPQYAAIGILVMTWGDGFAALIGQRFGKHTYRLWDMKKSWEGSGAMALISFTVCALILLFTIGNLWEIWLISIVIGLSAATLEAFSKFGIDNLTVPISSAAIAYFLTQTLINL comes from the coding sequence GTGATTTCTAGCTGGATTCATTCTCTATTCGGACAAATTGCGATCGTCCTTTTCTGGCTGTCGATCGTTGGCTTATGTGCTGAAATTGTCAATCGTGCTACAGGCAATAACGAACTGGTTCGCAAAGTCGTTCACATCGGCACAGGAAACGTGATTTTGCTTGCCTGGTGGCTCAATACTCCGATGTGGCTGGGCGTGAGTGCCTCGATTTTATTTAGTGCAGTTGCCCTCATTTCCTACTACATTCCGATTCTTCCAAACATCAACAGCATCGGGCGGAAAAGCTTCGGAACGTTCTTCTATGCGGTGAGTATCGGCGTTTTGGTGGCGTGGTTTTGGTCGATCGCTCAACCGCAATATGCAGCGATCGGGATTCTTGTGATGACTTGGGGTGATGGATTCGCCGCACTCATCGGTCAACGCTTCGGAAAACACACTTACCGACTTTGGGACATGAAAAAAAGTTGGGAAGGCTCAGGCGCAATGGCGCTCATCAGTTTTACCGTTTGCGCTTTAATCCTTTTATTCACGATCGGTAATCTCTGGGAAATTTGGCTGATCTCGATCGTCATCGGATTAAGTGCCGCAACTCTCGAAGCCTTTTCCAAATTCGGCATTGATAACCTAACCGTCCCAATTTCAAGTGCTGCGATCGCCTATTTCCTCACCCAAACCCTAATCAATCTCTAA
- a CDS encoding response regulator transcription factor, which yields MSDGESQAQAPLSERELQVIELVAAGLTNQDIAEKLEISKRTVDNHISNILTKTETENRVALVRWALQWGKVCLDEVNCCTLPPYNPNGNGAST from the coding sequence ATGTCAGACGGTGAATCTCAAGCACAAGCGCCTCTTTCAGAACGCGAGTTGCAGGTTATTGAATTAGTCGCCGCTGGCTTAACCAATCAAGACATTGCGGAAAAGCTCGAAATCAGTAAGCGTACAGTAGACAATCACATCAGCAATATTCTGACGAAGACCGAGACTGAAAATCGAGTCGCGCTCGTTCGTTGGGCGTTGCAGTGGGGTAAAGTTTGCCTTGATGAAGTGAATTGCTGCACGTTACCGCCGTACAATCCGAATGGAAATGGGGCATCGACGTGA
- a CDS encoding Uma2 family endonuclease has product MTALVINLRPTIELTDDEFYKFCQQNPDLRIESTAEGALIVMPPTGGGSGKRNFSLTTLFGIWVEQTQLGEGFDSSTIFQLPNGAKRSPDVAWITNDRWNALTLEQQERFPPIAPDFVIELRSRTDDLEDLEAKMQEYMENGVRLGGLLDPITKQVKIYRQGQPVETLQNPATLSGETVLPGFVLDLSRVFR; this is encoded by the coding sequence ATGACTGCCTTAGTGATCAATCTCCGTCCTACGATCGAGCTAACCGATGACGAATTTTACAAGTTCTGCCAACAAAATCCAGACCTTAGAATCGAATCCACGGCAGAAGGAGCGTTAATTGTTATGCCCCCAACAGGCGGAGGTTCTGGAAAACGAAATTTTAGTTTGACCACCCTATTTGGAATTTGGGTTGAGCAGACTCAACTTGGTGAAGGATTTGACTCTTCAACCATATTTCAGCTACCGAACGGCGCAAAACGCTCTCCTGATGTTGCTTGGATCACCAACGATCGCTGGAACGCTTTAACCCTAGAACAACAAGAACGATTTCCACCGATCGCGCCTGATTTCGTGATTGAACTACGATCTCGAACCGACGACCTCGAAGATCTAGAAGCCAAAATGCAAGAGTACATGGAGAATGGCGTACGTTTGGGCGGGCTGCTCGATCCAATCACAAAGCAAGTCAAAATCTACCGCCAAGGTCAGCCCGTCGAAACCCTACAAAATCCCGCCACGCTCTCTGGTGAAACAGTTTTGCCCGGATTCGTTCTCGACCTCAGCCGCGTTTTCCGCTAG
- a CDS encoding Uma2 family endonuclease, whose amino-acid sequence MTQAKPRFRTIEEYLDYDDGTDTRYELVNGELIALPQESRQNRKIASFLFGAFLRFGLPTELLVIGTQIAVSSQEVTARQPDFMVLSPECADALEGAKSDLISAEMPPPDLVVEVVSPGNVGSANYDRDYVEKPREYAARGIAEFWQVDPSREVVTVLRLENGVYRSSEFRGSDYVLSPTFPDLQLTAEQILRAGSDR is encoded by the coding sequence ATGACACAAGCCAAACCACGCTTTAGAACGATCGAAGAATATCTTGACTATGACGACGGGACAGATACCCGTTACGAGTTGGTGAATGGGGAGTTGATCGCTTTGCCTCAAGAAAGTAGACAAAATCGCAAGATTGCATCATTCCTATTTGGTGCTTTTCTTCGATTCGGGCTACCGACAGAACTACTGGTGATTGGAACACAGATCGCTGTGAGCAGCCAGGAAGTCACCGCACGCCAACCTGATTTTATGGTGCTGTCTCCTGAATGCGCCGATGCACTAGAAGGAGCAAAAAGCGATTTGATCAGTGCAGAGATGCCTCCTCCGGATCTCGTCGTCGAAGTGGTTTCACCGGGCAACGTCGGAAGCGCAAATTACGATCGCGATTATGTCGAGAAACCCCGCGAGTATGCAGCGCGAGGCATTGCGGAATTCTGGCAGGTCGATCCGAGTCGAGAAGTTGTTACGGTGCTGAGACTTGAGAATGGTGTTTATCGATCGAGCGAATTTCGAGGAAGCGATTATGTTTTGTCTCCCACGTTTCCAGACCTACAACTGACAGCCGAGCAAATTCTGCGAGCGGGAAGCGATCGTTAA
- a CDS encoding Uma2 family endonuclease has protein sequence MTQAKPRFRTIEEYLDYDDGTDTRYELVDGELVELPPESRRNHKIASFLFEAFLKLGIASDLLTIGAQIEVTSRKVTARQPDLVVLSQECANALDALPEEADSDVIRAGMPTPSLVIEIVSPGKASSDNYQRDYVEKPREYAARGIPEFWRIDRPRVVVMVLNLEDGIYRSSEFRGSDRVMSPTFPDLQLTAEQILRAGR, from the coding sequence ATGACACAAGCCAAACCACGCTTTAGAACGATCGAAGAATATCTCGATTATGACGACGGAACAGATACCCGTTACGAGTTAGTTGATGGAGAGTTAGTGGAATTGCCCCCTGAAAGTAGACGAAACCATAAAATCGCTTCATTTCTATTCGAGGCGTTCCTTAAACTGGGCATTGCATCAGACCTGCTCACCATTGGGGCACAAATTGAAGTCACAAGCCGTAAAGTGACTGCGCGGCAGCCTGATTTGGTTGTCCTATCTCAGGAGTGTGCAAACGCATTAGACGCACTTCCAGAAGAGGCTGACAGCGATGTGATTAGAGCAGGAATGCCAACCCCCTCGCTGGTGATCGAAATCGTTTCGCCTGGTAAAGCGAGTAGCGATAATTATCAGCGCGATTACGTTGAGAAGCCACGCGAGTATGCAGCACGAGGAATTCCTGAGTTCTGGAGGATCGATCGACCTAGAGTCGTCGTGATGGTGTTGAATCTTGAAGACGGGATTTATCGATCGAGCGAATTTCGAGGAAGCGATCGCGTTATGTCTCCCACGTTTCCAGACCTACAACTGACAGCCGAGCAAATTTTGAGAGCGGGAAGATAA